One Schistocerca gregaria isolate iqSchGreg1 unplaced genomic scaffold, iqSchGreg1.2 ptg000569l, whole genome shotgun sequence genomic window, GGGGACACTGTGTGAAAAGGTACCTGATGGTATTTGGAAACGATGGCCAGCGAATAGGTACCAATTTTGTTAGCGAAGTCACCGTTCATTGCGATTCGATCGGCTCCTACGAATACTCTCTGGATCTTCTCCTGACTCATCAAATGTGCAGCCATATTGTCGCAGATAACAGTGTAAGGTATGTTCTCTTTGGAGAGTTCATAAGAAGTGAGGCGCCCTCCCTGGAGTAATGGCCGAGTCTCGTCCACGTAAACATGAATTTTTTTCCCCATTCGATGGGCTTGGCGTATGACGCCTAATGCCGTGCCCATTCCAATAGTTGCCAGTGACCCTGTATTGCAATGAGTGAGGATGTTCTCTCCGTCGAGAACCAAGGAGGCGCCATGACGAGCCATAGAAAGACACATTTGTTGCTCCCGCTTGATCAAATCAAAGGCTAGCTGAGTAATGTGCGCTGCGCTATAGTTGTTGGAAGCTTTGCATTGTTGAGTGATATAATCGCAACAATACATGAGGTTAACGGCCGTGGGACGGGCCGTTCGCATACGGGCAACGGCAGTGTCCAAATCTGCATAGGGATTTTGACATCTCCACTGAGCCAGGGATAAAGCTGCGGCACAACCAATCATTGGCGCACCGCGAACTGCCAAGACTTTAATATAGTGATACATCTCGTCGAGATTCTGGACGGGAAGCCATTTTTCTTCCAGCGGAAGCGCGCGCTGGTCCAGGATCTACAAAAAGCAAAgaagataatattttcaaaaaatgaaaattttggcaGAAAAGAGAGAAAATGTTAACGTCCAGAGCATAAAAGTAAAGCCCAGTTGGTAAAACCTCCAATGGCTATTAAACTTCTATCACTCAGCTGGCCAACATCACAGTCTCTCTCTAACGATGTCCTCTCGtcaatgattttcttttttttcctgctcAGGTTACCgttaaccaaaaaataaaaaacctaCCTCAATTCTGCCTTTTCGAACACGAAGAGACATTTCTTCAAAATCCGGAAGCAAAAACTCGTTCGACATCCCGCTAAGATCGGAATTGTTCTTAAAGCCACTAGACCAAAAACCAACACAAGTATAGGAAATATGCACGAATGACCCGACTCGTTTGGTCGGAATCAAATTGCCAagaatgactgaaaaaaaaagcacATAATTTCACATGTCAGTTTTTTTACGAAACACAGGGACATCCGTTCTGTTTCACGCCATCTTGTAAAGGTTTTGTACAGTTCTCTTTTTTGATATACGTATATACATACAGACAGCTGACCGCACCGCCGACGTACATTTTATCTTCCCATCCTTGTTGATGCCAGACGTATCTCTGTCAGCGCTAGAAAATGCTTGCCAACTAGGAAAAATTTTTGTCTTGTGTTCGCATAATAAAAGCCATAGCAACGCTATACAACGAATAATCAAGCGGGTTCTTGCACATTTTTCACTTATCCGCATCATCCTTAGGTATAACCCGGCGCCGCGCCACTTCCTCTTCTCAATAGCACTTCGAGGTAAAGGAGAGACGCTTTCGTGGTATAACTCTATAAGAAGAAGTACGCACGAATCTCTAAATTCTTAGAACCAAGAAGCTTTTGCAAAAAAGCAAAGATCTACCAAAAGACTATACAAGTGAGTTGCGTTTAGATCGCGTAACACTTACATTTTCCCCTAGTCATGTCTTCAATGTTTCTATCTCCCTCATAATGGATATTCTATGGCAGTCGTGTATCGACAACATTGCTTTATCTGGAGCAGCAGGTGCGGCATCCTTCAATTATCCAGTCAatccagtaaaaaaatcaaatgcaGCATAGCAAACACTGCTTTCAACACCTAAAAACCTTCGATTTATGTAAGACCTTTGTGTGATTTTCCTTTTCTATATTATGCAAGTGTTTCTGTATTGTTCCTTTTTTTCTCATCTCTCTTCTATAGGACTTTAACTAGCTAGCGGCTAACTTAGTTCAACATTGTCTTGGATCCTCTCAAGGCTGTTCACTGGACGAGGTTTGGGCGTCTGTCTCATCTGACCTAAAAAAAGAGCTGGATAAATATACCCGATTATGGATTTGGAAAGAAATTCGAAAACGCGCCCATGCAAGTACGAATCCTCGACAGCGTCTGTTCTTTTTTTATTCAAAGAAGGGCGCCAAGCTGACTGCGTCACCTGCTGGGTACGTTTTTTATCAAATTATTGAGAGTTAGCTCGATAATAGAGCATTATATGTCATGGATCAGCGAATGGGGTGTTTAACTCTTTACAAAAACAACAGTGAAGGAATTGGACTCCGGGATGCACATCGAAGAGAAATTCCCGATGACGAGCTACCTTTAATGCTCGAAGATGCGCAGTCCTTTGGAAGTGCCGAATGCggacatcttcgtgttgtagcaagtGAGTACGCCAGATTTAGTGCGTTAGGAATCTTAGACCCAGATATTTCTCTGGGATCGGTCTCCTATGCGATACTGGAAGCGGTCGGTGCCTCTAAACGGCTTGGAGTTGTACAAGTAGACCTTGCCACCAAGCTCAGCACGAACAGTAAGACAGTTTTTCACCACTTAAAAAAGCTTGAGAATTATCGTTTAATTGTACGGCGAAGCATATTTTGCAAGCGATCCAACGGACCCTCCACTCGGACAAATATTGTTCTCTTACCTCGATTTGAAGGTTATTTGTCACTAAAGCAAGTGGaagactttggacaagaagagcagcaGAGAGAAGAAGAGCAAGAGACAGTATATTTGTACAGCGACATCGCTATGCGCGTTTGTACACTTCTTGCATCAGCTAGAAATTGTGTGCTGCGTGAAGTCGATTTAAAACGTGTATCAGCAGGAATATCGAGTTCTCAGAAGCTCAACGCAATCTGGTGCGTCGTCAGAAAAATGTTAGAAGATCAAGGACTCGTATCTGTGTTCTCTGCCAAAAT contains:
- the LOC126315268 gene encoding methylthioribose-1-phosphate isomerase-like yields the protein MSLRVRKGRIEILDQRALPLEEKWLPVQNLDEMYHYIKVLAVRGAPMIGCAAALSLAQWRCQNPYADLDTAVARMRTARPTAVNLMYCCDYITQQCKASNNYSAAHITQLAFDLIKREQQMCLSMARHGASLVLDGENILTHCNTGSLATIGMGTALGVIRQAHRMGKKIHVYVDETRPLLQGGRLTSYELSKENIPYTVICDNMAAHLMSQEKIQRVFVGADRIAMNGDFANKIGTYSLAIVSKYHQVPFHTVSPVSTIDFDCNSGRDICIEERDMNEVLGAFGTKWTPHGALGYNPAFDVTPIGLVTSMVLDSGVFTREEIQEGRLWDLKKPAHVDERTKI